A window of Mucilaginibacter paludis DSM 18603 contains these coding sequences:
- a CDS encoding helix-turn-helix domain-containing protein encodes MEQRNKLRVFHSITEMQRVFGLPQPLHPLISMLDYSKVEINREMLANPFVMDFYNITYNESAGCKMKYGQTVYDFEEGGMFFTSPGQPLTGIETTTATTGFTLLIHPDFLRNYTLDSKIKTYGFFSYSVNESLHLSGKEKTIINAICKNIGDELETAIDDISQDVLISQIELLLNYSQRSYKRQFITRKPLNNALLEKLDKILDAYFNHKTALLQGLPTVQFLAGELNLSPKYLGDMLRTLTGHNTQQHIHLRLIEKAKEILTISDLTVGEIAFELGFEHPQSFSKFFKSKTSLSPLEFRASYN; translated from the coding sequence ATGGAACAACGAAATAAATTGCGTGTTTTTCACTCTATTACAGAAATGCAGCGGGTTTTTGGATTGCCACAGCCGCTACATCCGCTCATCAGCATGCTCGATTACAGCAAGGTTGAAATCAACAGGGAAATGCTGGCCAATCCTTTTGTAATGGATTTTTACAACATTACCTATAACGAATCGGCCGGTTGTAAAATGAAATACGGGCAGACCGTCTATGATTTCGAAGAAGGCGGCATGTTTTTTACTTCACCCGGTCAGCCATTAACAGGCATTGAAACGACTACAGCGACTACAGGGTTTACCCTGCTGATCCATCCCGACTTTTTAAGGAACTATACGCTGGATAGCAAGATCAAAACATATGGATTTTTCTCTTATTCCGTGAATGAATCGCTGCATCTTTCCGGTAAAGAAAAAACGATCATTAACGCAATCTGCAAAAACATTGGCGACGAACTGGAAACCGCTATAGACGACATCAGCCAGGATGTGCTGATCTCGCAGATCGAACTGCTGCTGAACTACAGCCAGCGCTCTTATAAACGGCAGTTTATCACCCGGAAACCGCTTAACAACGCGTTGCTGGAGAAACTGGATAAGATCCTGGATGCTTATTTCAACCATAAAACGGCCCTGTTGCAGGGTTTGCCTACGGTTCAGTTTCTTGCCGGGGAATTAAATTTATCGCCCAAATATCTGGGTGACATGCTGCGAACCCTTACCGGACATAATACACAACAGCACATACACCTCAGGCTCATTGAAAAAGCCAAAGAGATATTAACAATTAGTGATCTGACAGTCGGCGAAATTGCTTTTGAACTTGGCTTTGAACATCCGCAGTCATTCAGTAAATTTTTCAAATCAAAGACCAGTCTCTCTCCCCTTGAATTCAGGGCAAGCTATAATTAG
- a CDS encoding alpha-ketoglutarate-dependent dioxygenase AlkB family protein: MEQLSFLEMAGQSRGLPEELLEYRPGLFSEAESDQLLQNFITEVPWKQTIQKMYDKEVTTPRLTAWYGDIGTDYSATGTLSNPASWTPELLMIKNKVEPLAGIQFNSVLLNYYRDGNDSVAWHSDREKVLGKHPIIASVSLGQVRSFDIRNKANHHQKYSVRLEHGSFLLMKGDLQEHGEHRIAKSTQTMKPRVNLTFRVVIPH; this comes from the coding sequence ATGGAGCAATTGAGTTTTTTAGAGATGGCGGGCCAGAGCAGGGGATTACCGGAAGAACTACTGGAATACCGGCCAGGTTTATTTAGTGAAGCGGAAAGCGACCAATTGTTGCAGAATTTTATAACGGAAGTACCCTGGAAGCAAACGATCCAAAAAATGTATGATAAGGAAGTGACTACGCCCAGGCTTACAGCCTGGTACGGTGATATCGGCACTGATTATTCCGCTACCGGGACACTATCCAATCCAGCATCCTGGACACCCGAACTGCTCATGATAAAAAACAAGGTAGAACCTTTGGCAGGCATTCAATTCAATAGTGTACTGCTCAATTATTACCGCGACGGTAATGATTCGGTAGCATGGCACAGCGACCGGGAAAAAGTGCTGGGCAAACATCCCATTATCGCCTCTGTAAGTTTGGGGCAGGTTAGAAGCTTCGATATCCGCAACAAGGCAAATCATCATCAAAAATATTCCGTCAGGCTTGAGCATGGCTCATTTTTGCTAATGAAAGGCGACCTACAGGAGCACGGGGAACACCGGATAGCCAAATCCACCCAAACCATGAAGCCACGGGTTAATCTAACGTTCCGGGTAGTGATACCTCACTAA
- a CDS encoding PorP/SprF family type IX secretion system membrane protein, with protein MSLIQNSRLCRRQLFAFLFSAIIILTVFDTHAQQTSFTQYMDNLTPVNPAFSLRNDGAGTISTAVRKQWVGVPGAPTTYLFNGDFPIQSMDGSAGLIIRDDQFSVEHLTTLNVFLAKSIQINDFQHLAVSINAGFKNYIANYSSLGYGDALLTNINEREPNMGFGVMFYDDDYYFGVSVPEISLRSLGVGSVQTNQSFRNNYYLTGAFYMDLNEDFKIKPASLVSYTRGVPVIADISTTLYAKDTYGLGVNYRTNNEVATILSFKTDSFHIGYSYQFGTASNNIGSFSNATHEIMLSFHFDSPNSKPLNMGQ; from the coding sequence ATGAGTTTAATTCAGAATAGCAGATTGTGCAGGCGGCAATTGTTTGCTTTTTTGTTCAGCGCGATCATCATCCTTACCGTCTTTGATACACACGCGCAGCAAACAAGTTTTACACAGTATATGGATAACCTTACCCCGGTTAATCCTGCATTTTCTTTGCGGAATGACGGTGCCGGAACCATCAGTACAGCCGTAAGAAAGCAGTGGGTAGGGGTGCCCGGTGCGCCCACCACGTATTTATTTAACGGCGACTTCCCTATCCAGTCAATGGATGGGTCGGCGGGGCTGATTATCAGGGATGATCAATTTTCGGTAGAGCATCTTACAACGCTTAACGTGTTCCTTGCCAAAAGCATACAGATAAACGATTTTCAGCATTTGGCAGTTTCCATCAACGCGGGCTTCAAAAACTATATTGCAAACTATAGTTCCCTGGGTTATGGCGATGCACTGCTAACTAACATTAACGAAAGGGAACCCAACATGGGCTTTGGTGTGATGTTTTACGATGATGACTATTACTTCGGTGTATCGGTTCCTGAGATCAGCTTGCGGAGCTTAGGCGTTGGTTCGGTTCAAACTAACCAGAGTTTTAGAAATAACTATTATCTTACGGGAGCATTTTATATGGATCTGAATGAGGATTTCAAAATTAAACCGGCCTCTCTCGTCTCCTACACCCGTGGGGTACCGGTAATAGCAGATATTTCGACCACCTTATATGCAAAGGATACCTACGGGTTAGGTGTAAACTACCGTACCAATAACGAAGTAGCTACCATTTTATCATTTAAAACAGATAGTTTTCATATAGGTTATAGTTATCAATTTGGCACGGCATCTAACAATATCGGCAGCTTTAGCAACGCAACTCATGAGATTATGCTGTCCTTTCATTTCGACTCACCCAATTCAAAACCTTTAAATATGGGGCAGTAA